Proteins co-encoded in one Stomoxys calcitrans chromosome 5, idStoCalc2.1, whole genome shotgun sequence genomic window:
- the LOC106087489 gene encoding angiopoietin-related protein 1-like: MLLGLMLCLFSADISLTTAEPSNFQNDDSENQRMNHNIQELHSKINDLERQMKELSKVVDEKCLKGLDSNDGVVVIQRRMDGSVDFSRTWAEYKEGFGNISGEFFIGLETLHKLTNARPYQLFIIMDDWEGDRRVALYDFFVVGSEEHKYGLLSLGTYSGSAGDALSYHLGKNFTTKDQDNERRYENWCPLGHGSGWWHMDCNPCNLNGPYLKGKVDDNIHKISPELSTKKQRFQSRHVEAIVWDAFKGSQYSLKFVEMIIRPR, from the exons atgctGTTGGGGTTGATGTTGTGTCTTTTTAGTGCGGACATTTCCTTG ACAACAGCAGAGCCAAGTAATTTCCAAAATGATGATTCAGAAAACCAAAGAATGAACCACAATATTCAAGAATTGCATAGCAAAATCAATGATCTGGAGCGACAAATGAAAGAACTGTCAAAAGTAGTGGACGAGAAGTGTTTAAAGGGTCTTGACTCGAATGATGGTGTTGTTGTCATCCAGAGACGTATGGATGGCTCAGTGGATTTCTCACGCACATGGGCCGAATATAAAGAGGGATTTGGCAATATTTCAGGCGAGTTCTTTATCGGTTTGGAGACTTTGCATAAGCTCACCaatgccagaccctatcaactTTTCATCATCATGGACGATTGGGAAGGTGACAGACGTGTTGCGCTTTACGATTTCTTTGTGGTGGGCAGTGAGGAACACAAATATGGCCTACTTTCTTTGGGCACATACAGCGGCAGTGCAGGGGATGCTTTATCATATCATTTGGGAAAAAATTTCACCACGAAGGATCAGGACAACGAACGTCGCTATGAAAATTGGTGTCCTCTTGGCCATGGGAGTGGTTGGTGGCATATGGATTGCAATCCATG caatttgaatgggccatatctgaaGGGCAAGGTCGACGACAATATACATAAAATTTCCcctgaactttccactaagaaGCAGCGTTTTCAAAGCCGACATGTCGAAGCCATAGTATGGGATGCGTTCAAAGGTAGTCAATATTCATTGAAATTCGTGGAAATGATCATTAGACCTCGATAA
- the LOC106087495 gene encoding ficolin-2, producing MKTVWEIKSLRMILLLVLGLIQGGNTTTTEDSCYAQEDDASIGHWFEQVTQNMLHMQEKMNNLELQMKQMMKVVDDKCSKDKDIVIQRRMDGSVDFYRTWSDYKVGFGNKSGEFFIGLENIHKLTTSRPYQLLIILEDWEGDRRLALYDFFAVGSEDQQYPLLSLGSYSGNAGDSLSYHLGQKFSTKDRDNDDYKTNCAVDYTGAWWYKSCHYSNLNGRYLKYDVVGNAQGVDWYHFKEQHSSQKFVEMILRPR from the exons ATGAAGACCGTATGGGAAATCAAATCACTGAGAATGATTTTGCTGCTAGTTCTTGGGCTAATTCAAGGGGGAAATACTACA ACTACCGAAGATAGTTGTTATGCACAGGAGGATGACGCATCAATTGGCCATTGGTTTGAACAAGTAACACAGAATATGTTGCACATGCAGGAGAAAATGAATAACTTGGAATTGCAAATGAAACAAATGATGAAGGTTGTGGATGATAAGTGCTCCAAAGATAAAGATATTGTCATACAGAGACGCATGGATGGTTCAGTGGACTTTTATCGCACTTGGTCTGACTACAAGGTTGGATTTGGCAACAAATCCGGCGAGTTCTTTATTGGATTGGAAAACATTCACAAGCTTACCACCTCAAGACCTTATCAACTATTGATCATCCTGGAAGATTGGGAAGGCGATCGACGTCTTGCGCTTTATGATTTCTTTGCGGTGGGCAGTGAAGATCAGCAATATCCTCTACTTAGTCTGGGTAGCTACAGCGGAAATGCCGGAGATTCATTATCATATCATCTGGGACAAAAATTCAGTACAAAAGATAGGGACAATGATGACTACAAGACGAATTGCGCAGTTGACTACACTGGCGCTTGGTGGTATAAAAGTTGTCATTATAG CAATTTAAACGGCCGATATCTGAAATATGATGTTGTTGGCAATGCTCAAGGCGTAgattggtatcacttcaaagaACAACATAGCTCGCAGAAATTTGTTGAAATGATTTTAAGGCCTCGTTGA
- the LOC106087493 gene encoding ryncolin-1 — MKSNLGIKSPAMGLLLILSLIQAAISTTTEATCRAQDDETIGQWFSQVSQYVVANQNTNQNVLQLQSKVDNLQRQLQELQQVVNDKSSSKDNEANGGDIVIQRRMDGSEDFYRNWNDFKVGFGNSSREFFIGLETLHKLTTSKPHQLLIIMEDWEGDRRLALYDFFSVGSEMQQYSLLSLGTYSGSAGDALSYHLGQKFSTKDRDNDVHNTNCAVDYTGAWWYKNCHHSNLNGRYMQGTTVEYAQGINWYQFKGHHYSLKFVEMILRPR; from the exons ATGAAGTCCAACTTGGGAATAAAATCACCGGCTATGGGTTTGCTGTTAATTCTAAGTCTAATTCAGGCAGCAATATCGACA ACAACAGAGGCCACATGTCGTGCACAGGATGATGAAACCATTGGCCAATGGTTTAGTCAAGTGTCACAATACGTTGTGGCCAATCAAAACACCAATCAAAATGTGCTGCAACTACAGAGCAAAGTTGATAATTTGCAGCGGCAACTGCAAGAGCTGCAACAAGTAGTGAATGACAAGTCCAGTTCCAAAGATAATGAAGCAAATGGTGGAGACATAGTTATACAGAGACGCATGGATGGTTCCGAGGATTTCTATCGCAATTGGAATGATTTCAAAGTTGGTTTTGGCAATAGTTCTCGCGAATTCTTCATAGGCTTGGAGACGTTGCACAAACTCACCACCTCAAAACCCCATCAACTTTTGATCATCATGGAAGATTGGGAAGGCGATCGTCGTCTAGCGCTCTACGATTTCTTTTCGGTGGGCAGTGAGATGCAGCAATATTCCCTTCTTAGTTTGGGCACCTACAGCGGAAGTGCAGGCGACGCATTATCATATCATCTGGGACAAAAATTCAGCACAAAGGATCGGGATAATGATGTGCATAACACGAACTGTGCTGTTGACTACACGGGCGCAtggtggtataaaaattgtcatcATAG caATTTGAATGGTCGATATATGCAGGGTACCACTGTTGAATATGCGCAAGGCATTAACTGGTATCAGTTCAAAGGTCATCACTACTCACTGAAATTCGTGGAAATGATTTTAAGACCTCGTTGA